The nucleotide window ATATGCCATTAAGAATAACACGACCAAAAACGTCCCACAAGCCTTTTTACCATGATACTTCCTTAAGCGATAACTGTCTCGCAGCAATTTTTCTAAGAATTTGCTTGttacaacaaagtggataaaaactatcgcattttcttttttgtgtgtcTGTAGCGCACGacttttttctcgcgcacaTACACACACAAGAATGCGGGTAAATAGATGTTTGTTATTACGTTACGTGTTCTGCTTTATTTTAGCTCCTAGTCGTATCCATGATAATGTTTTGTCTTCATCAACCAAATACACATCGTCAAAAACAGTTACCGACCACTATGCAGCTAATAACCAACCttcaagaaatgacttatttacccagAATAAATATAACAATCAATTCGACGCTGTTCAAGAGAAAGCAAGTTATGACAAAACGCAGAGCTCGATCAAAATGCCATCGAATAAAGAAAAACTCCAAACAAAAGACAAGAAAGACGCAGAGACGCATTTTGCAAACACGATTTCCACACATAACGTTATCGAGGCAAAGAATAAAGAAAGTAGCGAGACCATTTTAGAAGAAGATGATGACGCAGATGGCGAGTCAGAAAACAACGAAGTTCCtattgaagaagaagaagaacaagTTGCAATTGAAACAAAAAACCAAACGATTGATACTTCAAAAAGACCTCCGCAACAACTAAATGATTTGAAAGATCAAGATGATGGAGAGTCAACTTTCGAAATAGCCTCTGGGATGAACATCCAAGAACCGAATGGTAATATTCTGCTTTCAGAAAGTATTCAGTCGCAGAAAGCCCACGGCTCCATACCACCTCTTACGAAACCCTCCTCTCATTTTGCAAGTCCCTCGCCTTCGGGTGAAGCAAGCAAAGATGTAAGTTTTAATAATATAAACGATAAAATCAAGTCAAACTCATCACTGGTAAATGATATTAGCGAGGGAGCTAGCGTCGAAATGACGCAGCAGAAGCAAGGTAATGACACATGTTCATACCGCCTTAATATTGATAACAAAAAGTCTAAACGAAAAGCAAGATGTCAGCTGTACTCGAATTATATGAACACGTGTAACGAagctaaaaaatattacaacaaGAAAAAGTACCAGAAAATCCCAAAGTGCAAAAATAAACGCTACCCACCCATTTGTCATTTTAATACGTCTGTAAACACGGGTGATTCTGAAACGTTTAACTTGGTTTGCAACGACGATATTTGTGGAAATACTCAAATTACATTGGCAGTTATAAACTCGGGCACCGGTAAAATGAATCACATTGCTTTAGAAAATACCACGGCTTTGAAAGAAATGTTTGGGCATGATTTTACATACCTTAAAATGAATCCTGATGTtgactttgtttttctttcttgccgaaaagataaaaaaaaaaaaattcatcagCTGCTACAGCTCCCACCAAAGGTGTCAACGTATAAGCCAAGCTCTCAAGAAAAACGTCCTAAACTAAACGTTAACGTTTTTGTTATTGACTCCCTTTCCAGGCAACACTTCTATCGTATTTTACCGAACACAGTTAAAGCATTGACATCAATTAGTACCGATAAGGAAAGCAAAACACAGGTTTTGGATTTCGAAGGCTTTCAAAGTTTAGCTCCATTTACTTATGTCAATCTGCAAGCATTTTTGTCGGGCAGTGtattttttgacagcatatcaaatCGTAAgtataattttgaaaaactgtttaaaattttcaaagatgCCGGTTATGAAACGATGCTCCAGGAAGATACCTGCTGGTACGATGCGTGGGGTTCCTTATTAACCGGTAACCGAAAGTTAAACAGCAAATCTGAAGTTGATTATCAGGAGATTTGGAATGAAGTTCAAAATCTAACTAAATCATACGGAGTTGATAGCGTCGGTCTGACGCATATGTCATGTGAGGTACTGAAACTTTATGGTGCTACCAATCTTTATAATTCAGAAAAAATGGTGTGCTTGAATGGAAAAATATTGAGTTCGTATTTCATCGACTACATTGCTACTGCTCTGCACAGTAgaagtaagataaaaaattcaaaacctCTACTATCGTATACACACATCAACTTTGCTCATGAGTTCACAGGGATGCGATTAAAAGCTATAGATAAACACCTCTCAAAATTTATTCAATACCTTGGTACATCTGACGACACGATATCTATATTGTGGTCTGACCATGGAGGCAAAACTAATAAATATTCCATGGACACACTTACAGGGAGATTTGAAGTATATGATCCGTTTTTGTTTATGATTTTACCAAAAACGTTTTCGAGTATTGTTGGGGAGACAAGATTTAACGCCTTGATAGACAATCAGAACGCCTTAACGAGTGTTGTGAACTTGCGTGATATGCTCTTTGATGTCCTGGACGAAGTTTCCGTCACGAGCAATAACAACCATCAAGATAAACAGGGTAGCCTGATGTCTCCATTTCCACATGAAAGGGTAGACTGTCAAGACCTTCCCGGAAGAAAATACTCTCTCTGTAAATGTATAAACAAAATAAGCTTTCTTAGTATGGATGACCATGTATATAAACAATTTCTAACATGGCTGGGCGAATTCTCTGCTGGATATCTCAATAATAAGCTGACGTTGTTGCAGAATCATTCTCCAACGCACCGTTGTCTACGTTTAACAGTaaattccataaaaaatatcatcGCCAAAGATTCTGGAACAGGAACGATATACGTGTTTGACCTAGTCGTGTTAACCGATCAACATAAAGAAGAGTTATTCAACTTTCATGTTTTCTTTAACACAAAGCGGAATGAAAGTTTAGACATGTTACAAGTTGAACACTGGCAGAGAATATctttatataataaatacaCGGCATGTAAAGACCCAACTGTATCCCTAGAAATGTGCGTGTGTTCTCACAAGAAACAGAGTTATCAAACCGAGCACGATTTAACAGAATATAAACAGTTTGGTGTCAACAGTAGCACGAAACCAGTTTCTAATTCACGCTGTTTGTTTTTGATCACACGTAAACATTCGAGCGTTGCAACATTTGAAATTGCCAATCTTTGTAATGAAAAAATGAACGTAGTTTTCAGTACACCAGTATTGTACAATTGGGAAGTAGCAGAGGGACTACCAATAACAATATCTGCTTTTCCGTCAACCATCAACTTTATCACTACATTTTACAAGGTAACAGAAAACACGGAAGAAATACAACCCctaattgaaattaaaaaaaaaataaataaataatatctaAGAATTACTTTGACGACTGTGTAATTCCTTTCTACCTTAATCGTACTAATTTTTTTGCGCGCAAAAAAGTCTGTCAGTGCGCGAAATTTAGTACAAAAATCCGTTTTGCGCAGAAAGTATGCGTAGAAACATAAATAATTATGGAAGGCGTTTGGaacgtatttttttttgttcctgaCTTTTATGATTTGCGGCAACATTTACCACCAGGTTAATtttacaatttatttaaaagaaacgcATCTATATTGTGTCTAAAACCGTGAATGTTACCGTTTTAAACATGTACAAAAATTAAtatccgcgaaaattaatacacgcgaaaattaatacaagCGAAGATTGGTGCAAATAAAGTGTTTACGTATTCGcactaaagaatttttttagctttttaaagATAAAACTTTGTGTTGTTAGAAGTATCGCTTTTATCAAGTTTAGATGTTATGCACCAGAGTCACCCCTTTAATACTTTGTAAAAACAGACGTTTTCTTTAAGAGACCTCTCCAAAAAACAGCAGATGAAGTACTCGTAACGTTCACCAAAAGGTAAAAAGATTAGCTTGTAAAGGTGATTGATAAAACCTATAGCTATTTGCTTTATTTTCTCTAAATAAAACTTCGCAGAAAGTTTATTTAAGCAAGTACAGAACTGCTTTATACTCTCTTCACAAATAATATGGAAATTTGACTACATGCTACACCCAATAGAGTTTTTAACAATGTCCTTGTTTCTCAACTTAAAAGAGTCAACAACAACTCGAGGTTGTGATGTTGATCAGTGAAGAATTCACTTATTATCTGCATTCTACCGTGGCCGACAAGTgcataaaaaaatctttgttgcgtaaattttaaaaatgcgtaaaaaaaatcttacatgcgtaaaaaaatgttatatacgTAGTAAAATGTAATAtgcgtaaaaaaaatgttatatacataaaaataatcTCATTccgtaaaaaaaatcttatatcCAGTTTTCGTCTGCCGTGATCTTGTTAttaaaatctctataataatacggagagtgtatgacattccaaagtcacattaatacagttatcttaagataactctattaatgtgactttggaaTGCGTGCATATTCACATTAATGTCCTGATTGTAAAATAACTCGACGTAGCCACTCGCAATTTTAAGAAATGGTTGCCAAGCATTATTTTTAcgcatttaacattatttttacacatataacattatttttacgtatataacattatttttacacatgtaacatttttttatgcatttaacattatttttatgcatataacattatttttacgcattttttaaatttatgcaacaaagatttttttatgcACTTATCGGCCACGGTAGCGTTCACATAGAGCTTTCGTGCAGGCACTGCGTGTAGCAACTTCCTTTCGTTTTAGCAAAACcgcacaaaaaaattattttaaatttttattatttttctcaatCAGATAAGTTGTTTAACCATAGTTACTCGAAAAACCCTGGTTGGGAAGAGCGGACTTCAAAGGGCGTATCCTTTTGATGCGGTTCACAAACTATCACGTGACAATATCGGTGCACGAAAAATTATATAATGGTAGCGAAATTGTAAACATACTTGTAAACTTGCTATTTTCTGAGAATTTAATtgtctttttaataattaaataatcaTGTTTCCAAGAATTTTATGATGCCTGGGGCAAATTGTTGTATCGTTGGTTGTGGGAGTAGTAGAAGGCTTGGAGGAATAGGCATATTTAAGGTGCCAAAAGTAATTAATGAGAATTATAAGAAGTGGAGGGAGGATTGGCTTAATGTGGTTATGAAGTCGAGAGTTGTGGatcaattatttaaaaaacaaatagagAATGACACAGTGTATACATGCGAGAagcattttaaaagtgaatATATTGATATCTGTAAGTTTCACTTTAaagaattttacaaaacaatttgCTAGCTAGATTAGCTAGCTAATAAACCATGTCATGAatatatattgattttttttttactttttagttcCATCAGAGAAGGGGCCTGCTAAGAAAAGGTTAATTTTTGGAGCTTTACCTGAGCTAAACTTGCCGAAGAAAAGCTGTGAAGTTCAATCAACTGATAAAAGAAAACCTCCAGCTGAAAGACTTCTAACAACTGCAAAGAAAATTGCTAGTAACGATTACTACTACGAATCATATCAACAGTTATGTGATAGACTTGTAAAGTTGAAAACTTTAGCTCATTGAAAAATTGATATTGACATAAAACTGTTATGAAAATATATGATGCCCAGTTTGTTATCCCGAAGTTTGAGATTCAAATTGATGGTAGTATGGGATTTTCTATAGCTGTGTATGGTTGGTTTTTACCAGAGcatcatcaaatttataaagaaaacaaaagatgCATTCGCAATGTTAATTTAGTTATAATGTTGATTTAGCGaaccatgttgaaaaagctAAAATTTGCCTTGGAGTACCTGATAATTCAGGTGGACTGTTGTCCCATGCAATTCCAATATTTACCGACCCACATATTGATGACATACCATATAAATGCAAACAGTTTAACCGCACTCTTGATTGCTTTTTGTTGTGTGCAAGTCCTTCAAAATACATTGGTGCTTTTATAACAATATCAGAGTACATATTGCTGTATAATTTTTCCATATTACCagttttgttaaacttttgaAATGTTGGAGATACCATAGTATATAAGTCAATATTTACACTATCATTGTTTATTGTAAAGTTTTTTAGTTCCGTTTTAATCGATGGAGGAAACACATGTTTTCAGAAGCAGTGGTTTTAATTTCTTGTAACAAGTGCAATAAAATATCCTGGCTCAAATTGTTGTCTTCTACTTCAACTGTCGTACTTTTATTGTGACTGGTCGTTCTATGTCTCTTCAGTCCACCTTTACTTTTACATTTCTTGGGACAATCTGGACATGAAAATACTCCAGCTTCAACCCGTAAAAAATAGGCTTTATTATTAATGAATATTGACGgtcttgctagctagctagctgcagcTTTAAAATTGCAATTTTACTGAGAAATAGGATATACACCACTAACATTTTTGGCAGTATCAATGAGATCTCCCTCAAACTGTTCATCAGCCTCCAAACATGCCAAAACAGCTTCGAAGTCGtcttcaaataaaaaatcagaACTGGCAgccatattttcttttttcccgCTAGAGCTTTGTTTTGATTCTGTGCACCGTAATGTTTGTCTCGCCTACTCAAAATTAGGCGTTTAACATAAAGCCAAGATACGCGCTAACCCTTTGAAGTTTGCCGCTCTTCCCAACCAGGGTTTTTCGAGAAACTATGGTTTAACAGTTGAATTTGTTTCAACTAGCGGtggaattattttcttattctcaCCATGTTTAGATTCTTTACTAAGATGTTATTTAGAatggaaaaagatttaaatctcCG belongs to Hydractinia symbiolongicarpus strain clone_291-10 chromosome 1, HSymV2.1, whole genome shotgun sequence and includes:
- the LOC130644899 gene encoding uncharacterized protein LOC130644899: MMPGANCCIVGCGSSRRLGGIGIFKVPKVINENYKKWREDWLNVVMKSRVVDQLFKKQIENDTVYTCEKHFKSEYIDIFPSEKGPAKKRLIFGALPELNLPKKSCEVQSTDKRKPPAERLLTTAKKIASNDYYYESYQQLCDRLVKLKTLAH
- the LOC130644888 gene encoding uncharacterized protein LOC130644888, yielding MSLRIKYRVVLLTAATIFIYFLASHFRKQNIWAEKTSYLPQEEDLFQNGTAPSRIHDNVLSSSTKYTSSKTVTDHYAANNQPSRNDLFTQNKYNNQFDAVQEKASYDKTQSSIKMPSNKEKLQTKDKKDAETHFANTISTHNVIEAKNKESSETILEEDDDADGESENNEVPIEEEEEQVAIETKNQTIDTSKRPPQQLNDLKDQDDGESTFEIASGMNIQEPNGNILLSESIQSQKAHGSIPPLTKPSSHFASPSPSGEASKDVSFNNINDKIKSNSSLVNDISEGASVEMTQQKQGNDTCSYRLNIDNKKSKRKARCQLYSNYMNTCNEAKKYYNKKKYQKIPKCKNKRYPPICHFNTSVNTGDSETFNLVCNDDICGNTQITLAVINSGTGKMNHIALENTTALKEMFGHDFTYLKMNPDVDFVFLSCRKDKKKKIHQLLQLPPKVSTYKPSSQEKRPKLNVNVFVIDSLSRQHFYRILPNTVKALTSISTDKESKTQVLDFEGFQSLAPFTYVNLQAFLSGSVFFDSISNRKYNFEKLFKIFKDAGYETMLQEDTCWYDAWGSLLTGNRKLNSKSEVDYQEIWNEVQNLTKSYGVDSVGLTHMSCEVLKLYGATNLYNSEKMVCLNGKILSSYFIDYIATALHSRSKIKNSKPLLSYTHINFAHEFTGMRLKAIDKHLSKFIQYLGTSDDTISILWSDHGGKTNKYSMDTLTGRFEVYDPFLFMILPKTFSSIVGETRFNALIDNQNALTSVVNLRDMLFDVLDEVSVTSNNNHQDKQGSLMSPFPHERVDCQDLPGRKYSLCKCINKISFLSMDDHVYKQFLTWLGEFSAGYLNNKLTLLQNHSPTHRCLRLTVNSIKNIIAKDSGTGTIYVFDLVVLTDQHKEELFNFHVFFNTKRNESLDMLQVEHWQRISLYNKYTACKDPTVSLEMCVCSHKKQSYQTEHDLTEYKQFGVNSSTKPVSNSRCLFLITRKHSSVATFEIANLCNEKMNVVFSTPVLYNWEVAEGLPITISAFPSTINFITTFYKVTENTEEIQPLIEIKKKINK